One part of the Solea solea chromosome 1, fSolSol10.1, whole genome shotgun sequence genome encodes these proteins:
- the and3 gene encoding actinodin3: MIFHKSPLRTLCCLLFLPGLIKATSLVKVKNIAGNSVSIDSSQAHDFLTNSRPKRNIDPKWYRANPDFQSYYRFYNSIGHTEGIYEIDKLRMLYQQMRFLEVTYGPDASSYQSVMGVQTTTAAPTTTTQPPPPPTTPAPTPDPLANAQKIYLCNPKDPLCKPHIVYLPTGAFPVLCDPRHNPACRPKTEEEIKAAAPPQPPPPPPAPKKSAPPPPPVITVKAMEYDCDPYWDPDCLIDHPPSSQETAASEEPAEEKEVKEEEEVAKAEESGPAAPDTEKPLYPYYDPYDFKRDLYDPFRYANPAPEE, translated from the exons ATGATTTTCCACAAGTCCCCATTGAGGACATTATGCTGCCTGCTGTTCCTACCAG GTTTGATAAAGGCAACATCTCTTGTTAAAGTAAAGAATATTGCAG GGAATTCAGTTAGCATTGACTCATCTCAAGCACATGATTTCCTGACTAATTCTCGCCCTAAGAGGAATATCGACCCAAAGTGGTACAGAGCCAATCCTGATTTTCAGTCCTACTACCGCTTTTACAACAGCATTGGGCACACTGAGGGT ATCTATGAGATTGATAAGCTCAGGATGCTGTATCAGCAGATGCGCTTCTTGGAGGTGACCTATGGCCCAGACGCCTCCAGTTATCAAAGTGTCATGGGTGTACAGACTACCACAGCAGCACCAACTACAACCACccagcctcctccacctcccaccACCCCCGCTCCTACACCAGACCCTCTGGCCAATGCTCAGAAGATCTATCTGTGTAACCCCAAAGACCCACTGTGCAAACCTCACATTGTCTACCTGCCAACAGGGGCTTTTCCAGTGCTGTGCGACCCACGACACAACCCGGCTTGCAGGccaaagacagaggaggagattaAGGCTGCAGCTCCTCCCCAaccacccccaccacctccaGCTCCAAAGAAGTCTgccccacctccacctcctgttATCACTGTAAAAGCTATGGAGTATGACTGCGACCCATACTGGGATCCTGACTGCCTCATTGACCACCCTCCTTCCTCCCAGGAAACAGCTGCATCAGAGGAACCTGCTGAGGAGAAAGaggtgaaagaagaagaagaagtagcaAAAGCTGAGGAAAGTGGCCCTGCAGCAccagacacagagaaaccacTCTACCCTTACTATGACCCTTATGATTTCAAACGTGATCTTTATGATCCCTTTCGATATGCCAATCCAGCTCCTGAAgagtaa